One genomic window of Halobellus limi includes the following:
- a CDS encoding 30S ribosomal protein S9 has protein sequence MVTNTSGKKKTAIARATVRDGEGRVRIDSQPVELVEPEMARLKMLEPFRIAGEDLRSQVDIDVSLSGGGFAGQADAARTAIARGLVQHLNDAELRDAYMDFDRSLLVNDVRQSEPKKWGGPGARARYQKSYR, from the coding sequence ATGGTAACGAACACCTCTGGCAAGAAGAAGACGGCCATCGCCCGCGCCACCGTGCGCGACGGCGAGGGTCGCGTCCGAATCGACTCCCAGCCCGTCGAACTCGTCGAGCCGGAGATGGCCCGCCTGAAGATGCTGGAACCGTTCCGCATCGCCGGCGAGGATCTCCGCTCGCAGGTCGACATCGACGTCAGTCTCTCCGGCGGCGGCTTCGCCGGGCAGGCCGACGCCGCGCGGACGGCCATCGCCCGCGGGCTGGTGCAGCATCTCAACGACGCCGAACTCCGCGACGCGTACATGGACTTCGACCGCTCGCTGCTCGTCAACGACGTGCGTCAGTCCGAACCCAAGAAGTGGGGCGGACCGGGCGCGCGAGCGCGCTATCAGAAGTCCTACCGCTGA
- a CDS encoding MBL fold metallo-hydrolase, whose protein sequence is MPKLLDQLTVEELAAAIDAGEDLTVVDTRPAESFDAWHVPGAVNVPYHPVEGLGGGTDWDDVEEIVEGQRVAVICGKGLSSTSFGFELSTRGHDVQVVKGGMEDWSKLYDVVEVETDGDLFIAQVQRRAKGCLGYVVGDREAGEALVVDPTRQYHEFELVAADNGMVITGVLDTHVHADHVSGGRALAERLSVPYYLSADAEERDVAYDYEGVADGETLSVGDVDVETLAAPGHTTELVNLLVDGSYLLSADTLFVESVGRTELEFGEEGAEHGARLLYETIHERYDPLSDDVVVLPGHVSVDADGRFGVGRPGELIAATLGDLRDELDLFALDEAAFVERLTGEGNEKPPNYETVIDVNRGTAELDENEATEVELGPNNCAA, encoded by the coding sequence ATGCCGAAACTGCTCGATCAGCTCACCGTCGAGGAACTCGCCGCGGCGATCGACGCCGGCGAGGACCTCACCGTCGTCGACACCCGACCGGCCGAGAGCTTCGACGCCTGGCACGTGCCGGGCGCGGTGAACGTCCCGTACCACCCGGTCGAGGGCCTCGGCGGCGGGACGGACTGGGACGACGTAGAGGAGATCGTCGAGGGGCAACGAGTGGCGGTCATCTGCGGCAAGGGGCTGTCCTCGACGTCGTTCGGCTTCGAGCTCTCCACGCGGGGCCACGACGTCCAGGTGGTCAAAGGCGGGATGGAAGACTGGAGCAAGCTCTACGACGTCGTCGAGGTGGAGACCGACGGCGACCTCTTCATCGCGCAGGTCCAGCGGCGCGCGAAGGGCTGTCTGGGCTACGTCGTGGGCGACCGCGAGGCGGGCGAGGCGCTCGTCGTCGACCCCACGCGCCAGTACCACGAGTTCGAGCTCGTCGCCGCGGACAACGGGATGGTGATCACGGGCGTGCTGGACACCCACGTCCACGCCGATCACGTCTCCGGCGGACGCGCTTTGGCCGAGCGGCTCTCGGTCCCGTACTACCTGAGCGCCGACGCCGAGGAACGCGACGTCGCCTACGACTACGAGGGCGTCGCGGACGGCGAGACGCTCTCGGTCGGCGACGTCGACGTCGAGACGCTGGCCGCGCCGGGGCACACCACCGAACTCGTGAACCTCCTCGTCGACGGTTCCTATCTCCTCTCCGCCGACACGCTGTTCGTCGAGTCGGTCGGCCGGACCGAACTGGAGTTCGGTGAGGAGGGCGCAGAACACGGCGCGAGGCTGCTCTACGAGACGATCCACGAGCGGTACGATCCGCTCTCCGACGACGTGGTCGTCCTGCCCGGCCACGTCTCCGTCGACGCCGACGGCCGGTTCGGCGTCGGTCGACCGGGCGAACTGATCGCGGCGACGCTCGGCGACCTCCGCGACGAACTCGACCTGTTCGCCCTCGACGAGGCGGCGTTCGTCGAGCGCCTGACCGGCGAGGGGAACGAGAAGCCGCCGAACTACGAGACGGTCATCGACGTGAACCGCGGGACGGCCGAACTCGACGAGAACGAGGCGACGGAGGTCGAGTTGGGGCCGAACAACTGCGCGGCGTAG
- a CDS encoding 50S ribosomal protein L13, whose translation MSLAEFDADVVVDARNCIVGRVASEVAQRALAGETVAIVNAEDAVITGTEEDVMATYEKRAEVGSDRGPHYPTRPDGIFKRAVRGMLPYKKQRGREALSNVRVYVGNPFDEDGEALEDTTLDRLSNIKFLTLGEISENLGAKVTW comes from the coding sequence ATGAGCCTCGCAGAGTTCGACGCCGACGTCGTCGTCGACGCGCGAAACTGCATCGTCGGCCGCGTCGCCAGCGAGGTCGCCCAGCGCGCCCTCGCCGGCGAGACGGTCGCGATCGTCAACGCGGAGGACGCCGTCATCACCGGCACCGAAGAGGACGTGATGGCGACCTACGAGAAGCGGGCGGAGGTCGGCTCCGACCGCGGACCGCACTACCCGACGCGTCCGGACGGGATCTTCAAGCGCGCCGTGCGCGGAATGCTCCCCTACAAGAAACAGCGCGGTCGCGAGGCGCTCTCGAACGTCCGCGTCTACGTCGGCAACCCGTTCGACGAGGACGGCGAGGCGCTCGAGGACACCACGCTGGATCGACTCTCGAACATCAAGTTCCTCACGCTCGGAGAGATTTCCGAGAACCTGGGTGCGAAAGTCACATGGTAA
- the rpsB gene encoding 30S ribosomal protein S2 has product MTENDNDAVEVVDDESDVAEEAAEGVEATEADAETTEPVAEAAEEGAADEGAAADEAAEAEAPEESGPTFDEDVMPDEEADLLIPVEDYLSAGVHIGTQQKTEDMERFIHRVRDDGLYVLDVSQTDSRIRTAADFLANYDPEQILVTSSRQYGRFPATKFADAVGARARTGRFIPGTLTNPDYAGYIEPDVVVVTDPIGDAQAVKEAITVGIPVIAMCDSNNQTSNVDLVVPTNNKGRRALSVVYWLLANETLDRRGSDTVYGLEDFEDEI; this is encoded by the coding sequence ATGACAGAGAACGACAACGACGCGGTCGAAGTCGTCGACGACGAGTCCGACGTGGCCGAGGAGGCCGCCGAGGGCGTCGAGGCGACCGAGGCCGACGCCGAGACGACCGAACCGGTCGCCGAGGCCGCCGAGGAGGGCGCCGCCGACGAGGGCGCGGCCGCCGACGAGGCTGCCGAGGCCGAAGCACCCGAGGAATCGGGCCCGACGTTCGACGAGGACGTCATGCCCGACGAGGAGGCCGACCTCCTCATCCCGGTCGAGGACTACCTCTCCGCAGGCGTCCACATCGGGACCCAGCAGAAGACCGAGGACATGGAGCGGTTCATCCACCGCGTCCGCGACGACGGCCTGTACGTCTTAGACGTCAGCCAGACCGACTCGCGGATCCGGACGGCCGCGGACTTCCTCGCGAACTACGACCCCGAACAGATCCTGGTCACGAGCTCGCGGCAGTACGGCCGCTTCCCGGCGACGAAGTTCGCCGACGCGGTCGGCGCGCGCGCCCGGACCGGCCGATTCATCCCGGGGACGCTGACGAACCCCGACTACGCCGGCTACATCGAGCCCGACGTGGTCGTCGTCACCGACCCGATCGGCGACGCGCAGGCGGTCAAGGAGGCCATCACGGTCGGCATCCCCGTCATCGCGATGTGCGACTCGAACAACCAGACCAGCAACGTCGACCTCGTCGTCCCGACGAACAACAAGGGTCGACGCGCGCTGTCGGTCGTCTACTGGCTGCTCGCCAACGAGACGCTCGACCGCCGCGGCAGCGACACCGTCTACGGCCTCGAGGACTTCGAGGACGAGATCTAA
- a CDS encoding 30S ribosomal protein S11: protein MSESETTRDKWGIAHVHASFNNTLITVTDLTGAETIVKSSGGAVVKQNRDEASPYAAMQMAESVAEEIKAAGIEGLHVRVRGPGGNDNKSPGPGAQATIRALARAGLEIGRIEDVTPIPHDGTRAPKNSRL from the coding sequence ATGAGCGAATCCGAGACAACCCGAGACAAGTGGGGGATCGCCCACGTCCACGCGTCGTTCAACAACACGCTCATCACGGTCACCGATCTGACCGGTGCCGAGACGATCGTGAAGTCCTCGGGCGGCGCCGTGGTGAAGCAGAACCGCGACGAGGCGTCGCCGTACGCGGCGATGCAGATGGCCGAGTCCGTCGCCGAGGAGATCAAGGCGGCGGGCATCGAGGGCCTGCACGTTCGCGTCCGCGGCCCGGGCGGGAACGACAACAAGAGCCCCGGCCCCGGCGCGCAGGCGACGATCCGCGCGCTGGCCCGCGCCGGACTCGAGATCGGCCGCATCGAGGACGTCACACCGATCCCGCACGACGGGACCCGCGCGCCGAAAAACAGCCGCCTCTGA
- a CDS encoding SLC13 family permease has translation MSPLGNSRSRRRVALFLVAVGGTVLVAAAPSPSGLSTSGQYALATMFFAGFLWVSGTLPLPVTALSIPFVLTAFGVYAELDAALAGFADPIIFLFLAGFMLANALQKYDIDRRIALWLLSKMGTSPRRLVAAVMLATAFLSMWVSNTATAAMMTPIAVGILAQVLGRDAVATVPGRHVADGVDEGDGDEKPFSNLQVSMLLGTAYAASIGGVGTLIGTPPNAILAAQLNGILGYEIGFARWLLVGVPIVAVTLPIVWYLLTFRLYPPQVASVEPARTGARDVLEAEGDLGSRGRRVAYVFTATASLWVLGGLGEFFAPALPPAWATTIFGGSGVTVLGVDGHQGLLYYVMVGLAAIPALVLADTMEWEELADVDWGTILLFGGGISLADSLAATAATDWIASTVFTSLTDAPIVLVVGVVVILVVFLTEVTSNTATATIVIPILISVGSVFAVRLGVAEVSTAIFLAVSGAIAASFAFALPVATPPNAIVFGSGYVEQRHMLRAGVVLNLVMTVVLTGLLWVLFRFVWPAFLW, from the coding sequence ATGAGTCCGCTCGGAAACTCCCGGAGCCGACGGCGGGTAGCGCTGTTCCTCGTCGCCGTCGGCGGGACGGTGCTCGTCGCCGCTGCCCCCTCGCCGAGCGGGCTCTCGACCTCCGGGCAGTACGCGCTGGCGACGATGTTCTTCGCGGGCTTCCTGTGGGTTTCCGGAACGCTGCCGCTGCCCGTGACGGCCCTCTCGATCCCGTTCGTGTTGACGGCGTTCGGCGTGTACGCGGAACTCGACGCCGCACTCGCCGGCTTCGCGGATCCGATCATCTTCCTGTTTCTGGCGGGGTTTATGCTGGCCAACGCGCTGCAGAAGTACGACATCGACCGTCGGATCGCGCTGTGGCTGCTGTCGAAGATGGGCACGTCGCCGCGTCGACTCGTCGCTGCCGTGATGCTCGCGACCGCATTCCTCTCGATGTGGGTGTCGAACACGGCGACCGCCGCGATGATGACGCCGATAGCCGTCGGGATCCTGGCACAGGTGCTCGGCCGTGACGCCGTCGCGACCGTCCCCGGACGGCACGTCGCGGACGGTGTCGATGAGGGGGACGGCGACGAAAAGCCGTTCAGCAACCTCCAGGTCTCGATGCTGCTCGGAACGGCCTACGCCGCCAGCATCGGCGGCGTCGGGACGCTCATCGGGACTCCGCCGAACGCGATTCTCGCCGCGCAGTTGAACGGGATCCTCGGGTACGAGATCGGGTTCGCGCGGTGGCTGCTCGTCGGCGTACCGATCGTCGCCGTCACGCTCCCGATCGTCTGGTACCTGCTCACCTTCCGGCTCTACCCGCCGCAGGTCGCGTCCGTCGAACCGGCCCGGACGGGAGCGAGGGACGTCCTCGAAGCCGAGGGCGATCTGGGTTCGCGCGGCCGGCGCGTCGCGTACGTCTTCACCGCGACGGCGTCCCTGTGGGTCCTCGGCGGTCTCGGAGAGTTCTTCGCCCCCGCGCTGCCGCCGGCGTGGGCGACGACGATCTTCGGTGGGAGCGGCGTGACGGTCCTCGGCGTCGACGGACACCAGGGGCTGCTCTACTACGTGATGGTCGGTCTGGCTGCGATCCCCGCGCTCGTGCTCGCAGACACGATGGAGTGGGAGGAACTGGCCGACGTCGACTGGGGAACGATCCTCCTGTTCGGCGGCGGGATCTCGCTGGCCGATTCGCTCGCGGCCACCGCCGCGACCGACTGGATCGCGAGTACGGTCTTCACCTCGCTCACCGACGCGCCGATCGTCCTCGTGGTCGGCGTGGTCGTGATACTCGTCGTCTTCCTCACGGAGGTGACCTCGAACACCGCGACCGCGACCATCGTCATTCCGATCCTGATCAGCGTGGGAAGCGTCTTCGCGGTTCGGCTCGGGGTCGCCGAGGTCTCGACCGCGATCTTTCTCGCGGTGTCGGGCGCTATCGCGGCGAGTTTCGCGTTCGCGCTCCCGGTGGCGACGCCGCCGAACGCGATCGTCTTCGGATCGGGGTACGTCGAACAGCGACATATGCTGCGCGCCGGCGTCGTTTTGAATCTGGTGATGACCGTCGTTCTCACGGGGCTACTCTGGGTGCTGTTCCGGTTCGTCTGGCCCGCGTTCCTCTGGTAG
- the eno gene encoding phosphopyruvate hydratase — protein sequence MTLITNVSLRRVLDSRGNPTVEADVLTESGGFGRAAAPSGASTGEYEAIELEPSEAIAAAREHALPRLVGEVYAGNQREVDAALHAADGTDDFSAIGANSAVAISMAAAKAGADVLGAPLYQHLGGTFRGESFPTPLGNVVGGGEHAKEATHIQEFLAAPVGAPSVSEAVFANAAVHARISEILDDRGVPAAKGDEGAWAPPISDAEAFEVVDEAVADTADELGFEIGFGLDMAAAELYDADEGGYVYGDEVKSTAEQVDYVAEMVDEYDLVYVEDPLDEDDYEGFADLTDRVGDRTLICGDDLFVTNVERLQDGIDADAGNSILIKPNQIGTLSDAFDAIELATENGYETVISHRSGETEDTTIAHLAVATDAGFIKTGTVQGERTAKLNELIRIADDAV from the coding sequence ATGACGCTGATCACGAACGTCTCGCTCCGGCGCGTCCTCGACTCCCGTGGCAACCCCACCGTCGAGGCCGACGTCCTGACCGAGTCCGGCGGCTTCGGCCGCGCGGCCGCTCCGAGCGGGGCGAGCACGGGCGAGTACGAGGCGATCGAACTCGAACCGTCGGAGGCCATCGCCGCCGCGCGAGAGCACGCGCTCCCGCGGCTCGTCGGCGAGGTCTACGCCGGCAACCAGCGCGAGGTCGACGCCGCGCTCCACGCGGCGGACGGCACCGACGACTTCTCCGCGATCGGTGCGAACAGCGCCGTCGCCATCTCGATGGCGGCCGCGAAGGCCGGCGCCGACGTGCTCGGCGCGCCGCTGTACCAGCATCTGGGCGGCACCTTCCGCGGGGAGTCGTTCCCGACGCCGCTCGGCAACGTCGTCGGCGGCGGCGAGCACGCCAAGGAGGCGACCCACATCCAGGAGTTCCTCGCCGCGCCGGTCGGCGCGCCGAGCGTCTCCGAGGCCGTCTTCGCGAACGCGGCGGTCCACGCACGCATCTCCGAGATCCTCGACGACCGCGGGGTGCCCGCGGCGAAGGGCGACGAGGGCGCGTGGGCCCCGCCGATCTCCGACGCGGAGGCGTTCGAGGTCGTCGACGAGGCCGTCGCCGACACGGCCGACGAACTCGGCTTCGAGATCGGCTTCGGCCTGGATATGGCCGCCGCCGAACTCTACGACGCCGACGAGGGCGGCTACGTCTACGGCGACGAGGTCAAATCGACCGCCGAACAGGTCGACTACGTCGCCGAGATGGTCGACGAGTACGACCTCGTCTACGTCGAGGACCCCCTCGACGAGGACGACTACGAGGGCTTCGCGGATCTCACAGACCGCGTCGGCGACCGGACGCTGATCTGCGGGGACGACCTCTTCGTGACGAACGTCGAGCGCCTGCAGGACGGCATCGACGCCGATGCCGGGAATTCGATCCTCATCAAGCCCAACCAGATCGGCACGCTCTCGGACGCCTTCGACGCGATCGAACTGGCGACCGAGAACGGCTACGAGACGGTCATCTCCCACCGATCGGGCGAGACCGAGGACACCACCATCGCACACCTCGCCGTGGCGACCGACGCCGGCTTCATCAAGACCGGGACGGTCCAGGGCGAGCGCACCGCCAAACTCAACGAACTCATCCGCATCGCGGACGACGCAGTATGA
- a CDS encoding DNA-directed RNA polymerase subunit D, whose protein sequence is MTNDFEVEFIERGDRKARFLVRGASPAVANGIRRAMVADVPTFSIDTVRFVENSSVMFDEMIGLRLGLVPLTTPLDDFEVGDTVTLALDVQGPATAYSGDIESSDALVQPADENVPIVELKEDQHLEFEADAVLDTGKAHAKHQGGVSVGYRHLQRVEVVGDAGEFESQDPNILRGVIEEAAADYAADETAEDGDLVPTDAFDNDLTNRYPGKEVAVHDVPEAFVFHVETDGSFTVEELVLRAAGSLGDRAAELEEKVAV, encoded by the coding sequence ATGACGAACGATTTCGAGGTCGAGTTCATCGAACGCGGCGACCGGAAGGCCCGGTTCCTCGTCCGCGGCGCGTCGCCCGCCGTCGCCAACGGCATCCGCCGAGCGATGGTGGCAGACGTGCCGACGTTCAGTATCGACACCGTCCGGTTCGTCGAGAACTCATCGGTGATGTTCGACGAGATGATCGGACTCCGACTCGGGCTCGTCCCGCTGACGACGCCGCTCGACGACTTCGAGGTCGGCGACACCGTCACCCTCGCGCTCGACGTGCAGGGGCCGGCGACGGCGTACTCCGGCGACATCGAGTCCTCGGACGCGCTCGTCCAGCCGGCGGACGAGAACGTCCCCATCGTCGAACTGAAAGAGGACCAGCACCTCGAGTTCGAGGCCGACGCGGTCCTCGACACCGGGAAGGCGCACGCCAAACACCAGGGCGGCGTCTCCGTCGGCTACCGACACCTCCAGCGCGTGGAGGTCGTCGGCGACGCCGGCGAGTTCGAGTCGCAGGATCCGAACATCCTGCGCGGCGTGATCGAGGAAGCGGCGGCGGACTACGCCGCCGACGAGACCGCCGAAGACGGCGATCTCGTCCCCACCGACGCGTTCGACAACGACCTCACGAACCGGTATCCGGGCAAGGAGGTCGCGGTCCACGACGTGCCCGAGGCGTTCGTCTTCCACGTGGAGACGGACGGGTCGTTCACCGTCGAGGAACTGGTGCTTCGCGCCGCCGGGTCGCTCGGCGACCGCGCAGCAGAACTCGAAGAGAAGGTCGCGGTATAG
- a CDS encoding DNA-directed RNA polymerase subunit K — MSGRTQYNRYEKARILGARALQVSYGAPVLVDTDQSEPILVAAEEYDAGVLPFTVKREGN; from the coding sequence ATGAGCGGACGCACGCAGTACAACCGGTACGAGAAGGCCCGCATCCTCGGCGCGCGAGCGCTGCAGGTGTCCTACGGGGCACCCGTGCTCGTCGACACCGACCAGTCCGAACCGATCCTGGTCGCCGCCGAGGAGTACGACGCCGGCGTCCTTCCGTTCACGGTCAAGCGCGAGGGCAACTGA
- a CDS encoding zinc-dependent metalloprotease, whose amino-acid sequence MDLYRSVRAIASASGTGDGSGGIDWDAVATAAKSATDAGTLELSPDDRAGYAADVRDARERLRSVGGLDFEVPETIEVQNRHHWIDANVSAFRRVMRPVESELQVAFPNATRVINTGSMTFVLSFLGSHVLGQYDPLLLADGDASGPGDDVSASEASSGSRVEDPQHSLYFVHPNIVAAADALDVDYPRFRRWIAFHEVAHAAEFGAAPWLSEHLESRMEDGLETLTKGEFDREAFHDLDVAMTAVEGYAEMLMDRAFDAEYADLRAKLDERRRGGGPLARLARRLLGLGLKRRQYERGARFFRTVADRRGVAAAAAVWERPENLPTSAELDDPGQWLKRVDP is encoded by the coding sequence ATGGACCTCTATCGGAGCGTTCGCGCGATCGCGAGCGCGTCGGGCACGGGCGACGGATCCGGAGGCATCGACTGGGACGCCGTCGCGACCGCCGCCAAGAGCGCTACCGACGCGGGGACGCTGGAGCTGTCGCCCGACGACCGCGCCGGGTACGCCGCGGACGTCCGCGACGCCCGCGAGCGCCTGCGGTCGGTCGGCGGACTCGACTTCGAGGTCCCCGAGACGATCGAGGTGCAGAACCGCCACCACTGGATCGACGCCAACGTGTCCGCCTTCCGTCGGGTGATGCGCCCCGTCGAGTCCGAACTGCAGGTGGCCTTTCCGAACGCGACCCGCGTGATCAACACCGGGTCGATGACGTTCGTCCTCTCGTTTCTCGGCTCGCACGTCCTCGGCCAGTACGACCCGCTGCTTTTGGCCGACGGCGACGCCTCCGGGCCGGGAGACGACGTCTCGGCGTCGGAGGCCTCGTCGGGCAGCCGTGTCGAGGACCCCCAGCACAGCCTCTACTTCGTCCACCCGAACATCGTCGCCGCCGCCGACGCGCTCGACGTCGACTACCCCCGGTTCCGTCGCTGGATCGCGTTTCACGAGGTGGCTCACGCCGCGGAGTTCGGCGCCGCCCCGTGGCTCTCGGAGCACCTGGAGTCGCGGATGGAAGACGGCCTGGAGACGCTCACGAAGGGGGAGTTCGACCGCGAGGCGTTCCACGACCTCGACGTCGCGATGACGGCCGTAGAGGGGTACGCCGAGATGCTGATGGACCGCGCCTTCGACGCCGAGTACGCCGATCTGCGAGCGAAACTCGACGAGCGCCGACGCGGCGGCGGTCCGCTCGCCCGCCTCGCGCGTCGACTGCTCGGCCTCGGACTGAAGCGCCGACAGTACGAGCGCGGGGCGCGGTTCTTCCGAACCGTCGCCGATCGCCGGGGGGTCGCGGCCGCCGCGGCCGTCTGGGAACGCCCCGAGAACCTCCCGACGAGCGCCGAGCTGGACGACCCCGGACAGTGGCTGAAGCGGGTCGATCCGTAG
- a CDS encoding DNA-directed RNA polymerase subunit N, whose product MMIPVRCFTCGNVVGEHWDEFKERAREGDEDPAKVLDELGVERHCCRRMMVSHKDLVDVVAPYQ is encoded by the coding sequence ATGATGATACCAGTTCGGTGTTTCACGTGCGGCAACGTCGTGGGTGAACACTGGGACGAATTCAAAGAGCGTGCCCGCGAGGGCGACGAGGATCCGGCGAAAGTGCTGGACGAACTCGGCGTCGAGCGGCACTGCTGCCGACGGATGATGGTTTCGCACAAAGACCTCGTCGACGTCGTCGCCCCCTACCAATGA